A single region of the Pristis pectinata isolate sPriPec2 chromosome 25, sPriPec2.1.pri, whole genome shotgun sequence genome encodes:
- the map3k14a gene encoding mitogen-activated protein kinase kinase kinase 14, producing the protein MAVKCSSRHTAESDIRDQQELPISQMESKWFASSENKRCMKMSLPVKVLTEGTAKQEMDNNGSKFSYIAQATGIGNQKLIPSCEKPQFIATPNSYSNRAERLNLENVPNNVAKVAEGKLPQLQQDQQLNKYPRRKRRRRKSKHKAKASQKQSKTPEQESCPPIPVQEDDAENSTSDFCSSTSSSSSSRCELEQMHISAAHRDSHGLCGLGLQNRLREDEKIENMYFNIKHFSDGVKKSNVRPIPSSVMKSGGLMHNMAENFERKLHLNLTPLPQLKQVDVDGGHKKQEISFNNNAAMLYINDVGGDTGIRIPDSISAEETSPPQFSAFQSSASKGYVISDNLRCLTMPALQWAKYSEGWKQSEKLPENNEGVLQHERLKPVDNQYKENLQWSICSNRLGVGTFGEVYVAKDHTTDFTCAAKRIHVSKFQPQELLNWSKLNSPRVVPLYGGVREGEMITLFMQHVQGGSVAQLIGNRGPLPEAVALYYTSHVLEALEHLHSLGIVHGDVKADNVLISHSGREVYLCDFGHSTQLTPTGNSTSNAGSHCLGTVTHMAPEVVAGSEFGVRVDSWSVACMMLHMLNGHHPWKNISTKQLLLKIVTQDPPVNEIPPACSPHTANVIRAGLMKNPEYRASASELHAAVNRALTSLRQRIKSTPQSNHVQKVSCAAKSDDGNNKGLVTSLPVNQNARSCTTKGRAPLQSETVPAARDPNRHRLCYPKRDPLNANAVGAVEPLIEKNSPQVYRRKPKNCIRLACNFDQLHLQDENIRFPEEVTKPVSDEKDPSLPSPLMSLSSFQNSEAEKKLAEEYGNLQKEFLLYNLSQVFPEKLEDHMLDALSSDAYSTMDDYDKDSQKGMPSLSGNYSSGIHSMSWNSHTDGLSTSFSLSQRLDHQQDMPSLFNGIEARIHTFSGECLIVHDVRRATVGQVATGISNLIQVPSFSLVKQNGHPISPDFEIPDSGIDLKCTPASNSSSSWTWRIKDGNLNFKS; encoded by the exons ATGGCAGTCAAATGTTCATCGCGACACACAGCTGAGTCGGATATCAGGGACCAACAAGAGCTCCCAATCAGCCAAATGGAGAGCAAGTGGTTTGCGAGCAGTGAAAACAAACGCTGTATGAAGATGTCTCTCCCAGTGAAAGTTTTAACTGAGGGAACAGCAAAACAAGAAATGGATAACAATGGCAGCAAATTTTCTTACATTGCTCAGGCAACAG GTATAGGGAATCAGAAGCTCATACCCAGTTGCGAGAAGCCGCAATTCATAGCCACACCTAACAGTTACAG TAATCGTGCAGAAAGATTGAACTTAGAAAATGTCCCAAACAATGTGGCAAAAGTGGCTGAAGGGAAGCTGCCTCAGCTGCAACAGGACCAGCAGCTCAATAAATATCCCAGGAGAAAACGTAGGAGGAGAAAATCCAAGCACAAGGCCAAAGCTTCACAAAAGCAATCAAAGACCCCCGAGCAAGAGAGCTGTCCCCCAATACCAGTACAA GAAGATGACGCTGAAAACAGCACCTctgatttttgcagcagcacttcAAGCAGCAGTAGCAGCCGTTGTGAACTTGAACAGATGCACATTAGTGCTGCCCATAGAGATTCCCATGGATTGTGTGGATTGGGCCTACAGAACCGATTACGGGAAGatgaaaaaattgaaaatatgtaCTTCAATATCAAACACTTCAGTGATGGAGTTAAGAAGTCTAACGTCAGACCCATTCCTTCCTCGGTCATGAAAAGTGGCGGTCTCATGCATAACATGGCAGAGAATTTTGAGCGGAAATTACATTTGAACTTAACGCCACTGCCTCAATTGAAGCAGGTTGATGTGGATGGGGGACACAAAAAGCAAGAAATTTCTTTTAATAATAATGCAGCCATGCTCTACATCAATGATGTGGGAGGGGACACTGGAATACGTATTCCTGATTCAATAAGTGCAGAAGAGACCTCTCCACCACAGTTCTCTGCCTTCCAATCCAGTGCGAGCAAGGGATATGTCATCTCTGACAACTTAAGGTGCTTGACAATGCCAGCACTACAATGGGCAAAATACTCAGAAGGGTGGAAACAAAGTGAAAAGCTTCCAGAAAACAATGAGGGCGTCCTTCAACATGAG AGACTGAAGCCTGTGGATAATCAATATAAAGAAAACTTGCAGTGGTCAATCTGCTCCAATCGTCTGGGAGTTGGAACCTTTGGGGAGGTGTATGTGGCAAAAGATCATACCACTGATTTCACCTGTGCTGCTAAAAGG ATTCATGTGAGCAAGTTCCAGCCACAGGAGTTGTTGAATTGGAGCAAGTTGAACTCTCCACGAGTTGTTCCACTATACGGAGGAGTACGGGAGGGGGAGATGATAACTCTGTTTATGCAGCACGTTCAAG GTGgatcagtggcacagctaattgGGAATAGAGGGCCTCTTCCTGAAGCTGTGGCTCTGTATTACACAAGCCATGTGCTAGAAGCATTAGAACATCTGCACTCCCTTGGAATCGTACATGGAGATGTTAAAG CGGATAATGTATTGATATCACATAGCGGTCGAGAGGTTTACCTCTGTGACTTTGGACATTCAACACAATTAACTCCAACAGGAAACAGTACATCAAATGCAG GCAGTCACTGCCTGGGTACAGTGACACATATGGCACCAGAGGTGGTTGCAGGCAGTGAATTTGGTGTCAGGGTAGATAGCTGGAGTGTTGCTTGTATGATGCTGCACATGTTAAATGGCCATCATCCCTGGAAGAATATATCAACAAAGCAACTGCTACTTAAG ATTGTGACACAGGATCCTCCAGTGAATGAAATACCACCTGCATGCAGTCCTCACACAGCTAATGTGATCAGGGCTGGTTTAATGAAAAACCCAGAGTATAGAGCTAGTGCATCTGAACTTCATGCAGCAGTGAACAGAGCATTGACATCTTTAAGACAAC GAATTAAGAGCACTCCTCAGAGTAATCATGTTCAGAAAGTAAGTTGTGCTGCTAAGTCAGATGATGGCAACAATAAAGGTTTAGTGACTTCACTGCCAGTAAATCAGAATGCAAGATCCTGCACCACCAAGGGCCGGGCTCCTCTTCAATCAGAAACAGTGCCAGCTGCTCGGGACCCAAACAGGCACCGTCTCTGCTACCCGAAAAGAGATCCACTCAATGCGAATGCAGTGGGTGCAGTGGAACCTCTAATTGAGAAAAATTCACCGCAAGTGTACCGAAGAAAACCAAAAAATTGTATCAGACTGGCCTGTAACTTTGACCAGCTACATTTGCAAGATGAGAACATTCGTTTCCCAGAAGAAGTGACAAAACCTGTCAGTGATGAGAAGGATCCATCTCTTCCTTCACCGCTGATGTCACTGTCTTCATTCCAGAATAGCGAGGCAGAGAAGAAACTTGCAGAGGAATATGGGAACCTGCAAAAAG AATTTTTACTTTATAACCTCTCCCAAGTATTCCCAGAAAAGTTGGAGGACCACATGTTGGATGCATTAAGCAGTGATGCATATAGCACAATGGATGACTACGACAAG GATTCCCAAAAAGGAATGCCCAGTCTAAGTGGTAACTACAGTTCTGGAATTCACTCAATGTCATGGAATAGTCACACTGATGGACTTAGCACCAGCTTTAGCCTCAGTCAACGACTAGATCACCAGCAAGATATGCCAAGCCTCTTTAAcg